In Terriglobia bacterium, the genomic stretch ATCGATTCGCCGATCGCAATCCCAAAAAGGACCAGCCGGTCATTCGCCTGGAAAACGTTGACGATGGACTCATTCAATCCTGCAAAGCGACCGAAGGCACAGGCACATTCCTCGAATTGAAGGGTGGCAATGTCAGGGAGATTAGCTTGATCGCCAACCGGCTCACTCACGCATCGAAGGAAGTGGCCTTTGTGGCCGGCGCGCCGGAATCCGCCGTCATCAGACGCCTGTAAAACCCTGTTGAGTCTGAATCGCAGCCGAAGCCACGGCCGCGACGGTCAAATCCTCGATCCGGCGCCAGTCTCCGGCGGCGATCAGTCTCTTTTCCACCATCCAGGACCCGCCGATCGCGACTACGGACGGCCGCTCCAGGTACGACTGCATATTGCTCATGTTGATGCCGCCGGTCGGGATAAACCGTACGCCCGTATGGCTGTAAGGGCCCTCCAGAGCCTTGAGCATCGCCACACCGCCCGCCTGCTCGGCGGGAAAAAACTTGAGTGTGCGGCAAGACATGCTCAGGGCGTTTTCCACCTCCGAAGGGGTCATCACACCGGGCACCATTTCCAAGCCTGCCTGCCGGGCGCTTTCCACAACACGGGGATTCAG encodes the following:
- the eda gene encoding bifunctional 4-hydroxy-2-oxoglutarate aldolase/2-dehydro-3-deoxy-phosphogluconate aldolase, with amino-acid sequence MGEASVSVLERIARRHIVPVVVLDDEKLSEPLAETLLRAGLDVMEITFRTAAAVQCIRRIAERFPEMLLGAGTLLDADQVRRAAESGARFAVAPGLNPRVVESARQAGLEMVPGVMTPSEVENALSMSCRTLKFFPAEQAGGVAMLKALEGPYSHTGVRFIPTGGINMSNMQSYLERPSVVAIGGSWMVEKRLIAAGDWRRIEDLTVAAVASAAIQTQQGFTGV